The genomic window AGTGAACAACACTCCTACACTTCTTCGCCTATCCGGTACGCGCCGATTACGTTCCAGTCGGAAGCATATGCCTCGGTCAGAGGCAATAGCAGCAGGAACGCAATCAGGGTTCGAATATGAATCACTATCTCACCCACCGCGAGCCTGACAGATAAAGCGCGCTACAATCCAATACCTTCCCTGCCCTCGTTTCTGTAGCCGATTGTAGCTAAAATCTGGTAGGCCACCGGGGACTCGAACCCCGAACCAACGGATTAAGAGTCCGCTGCTCTACCAATTGAGCTAGTGACCCGAGGATATGAATCTTGCTACCTGTGGCTACCGGCGTCAACCACGACGGCAAAGTCACGTGAGGTACGGCAGCAGCGATACAGTACTGAACCAGCAAGAAAATATTGCAGCCATGCAACTCAATGAAGACATTAAATATGATTAGAATGCACTCATCACCATCATTCGCAATTATCAAGCCAATATTGGAGCCGAGGAAAAGCCACATTTATTCATGTTTTAATAAATTGCGAGTATCCTATTCAAATAGTATTTAACAAGCGTAATTGTAAATTTGTGGTTAGCTGTTCGCTTTCATGTTGAAACTAGGGGAGAAATTTTCGGGAATCTGCGTCGCCGGCTGCGCCTTATGGTTGGGCGCTGCAATCAATGTCATGGCCGCTGAATGGCAGGTCAATAAGGAATTGAGCGGTAACAAAGACATTTGCACCTTGACGTCCGCGAAAATGCCGGTTGATGACGGCTATCAGAAAGTCAGCGCACAGATAATCGTGGACAATAACGCGGTGATCGTGAAGACCGAATCTGAACTCGATCCCGGTTTCTCTGACATCGTCATGAAAGTTGGCAACCGGGACTCGATTCAAATGGATAAGGTCAGTCAAAAAAAACAGGCGGTATTTGAATCGAACTATGGCAAGATCATCGAACAATTCAAACAGGGACGAGAAGTGACAGTTACGCTAAGATTTTGGCCGACGTGGCCGGTTACCGGCACTCACCCGGTTTCTTTCAGCCTGATCGGTTTTACAAAAGCTTATACTGAAGCGACGACCTGCAAATAAAACGGCCTATTGCGATTGAAAGGAGGCGCTATGGGATTGCGCATGAAATTTAACCTTATCCTGCTAGCAGTGTTTTTGGTGGGGTTTGGGGTTACCGGATGGATTACAAACGAATTGCTGCAGCGTAATGCGAGAGGCGAGGTCGTCCGGAATGCCGAGCTGATGATGGAAACCGCACTTGCAATACGTGGATATACCGTCAATCAAGTGGCGCCTCATCTGCAATTGCAGTTGTTGCGTGTGTTCTTGCCACAAAGTGTTCCGGCCTATGCCGCGACTGAAACCCTCAACGTGCTGAGAAAAAAATACCCGGATTACTCCTACAAAGAGGCGATCCTTAATCCAACCAATCCGCGTGATCGGACAACCGACTGGGAAGCAGACTTGGTGCACGCGTTCCGCGATAATGCGGATAAAAAGGAAATTGCAGGAGAGCGCGATACTCCGACCGGACGGGCACTTTATATTGCTCGTCCTCTCCAAATTAAAGACGAGGCATGCCT from Burkholderiales bacterium includes these protein-coding regions:
- a CDS encoding DUF3365 domain-containing protein, translating into MKFNLILLAVFLVGFGVTGWITNELLQRNARGEVVRNAELMMETALAIRGYTVNQVAPHLQLQLLRVFLPQSVPAYAATETLNVLRKKYPDYSYKEAILNPTNPRDRTTDWEADLVHAFRDNADKKEIAGERDTPTGRALYIARPLQIKDEACLACHSVPSAAPASMIKLYGEANGFGWKMNEIVGAQIVSVPMSLPIKNADRAFRTFMISLFAVFAVVFIVLNLMLSWMIVRPIQKMSKAADQVSTGDFAIQEFSELGKDEIGVLGASFNRMRRSLQKAMQMIEG